Proteins from a genomic interval of Chanodichthys erythropterus isolate Z2021 chromosome 8, ASM2448905v1, whole genome shotgun sequence:
- the LOC137025276 gene encoding endonuclease domain-containing 1 protein-like — MHLFVVSVLLVFGFPFIMTDVVDSFSTCSQFFFDGQPPVIPGILENSESKDNRYKLICQKHVNAYRFATLYDTTSKIPVFSAYKYTEKVKFDRPKSKWRIEQKLENQASKKDYCKNDQNVNCGHLFPSSHAADLNTAKSTFTLTNAVPQKISFNSGSWSHMEQKTKLMMESHCLDQNNKLVAYVLAGAIPGRNKLKDRVNIPSHMWAVFCCYSEKGKSWVFSAHWAENKDETDNSKTIDDKTLEQLEEFLKQTWPKVQLFKERCNNGKLVSQSGSQFQESQEEDEYFSCEEDDEYYSASEDI, encoded by the exons ATGCATCTGTTTGTCGTCTCTGTGTTGCTGGTGTTTGGCTTTCCATTCATCATGACTGATGTTGTAGATTCATTCAGCACATGCAGCCAGTTTTTTTTTGATGGACAACCTCCAGTGATTCCTGGCATTCTGGAGAATTCTGAGTCAAAAGATAACCGCTACAAACTAATCTGTCAAAAACATGTGAACGCTTACAGATTTGCAACTCTCTATGACACAACAAGTAAGATTCCAGTTTTTTCAGCTTACAAATATACTGAGAAAGTAAAATTTGATAGACCAAAATCCAAATGGCGGATTGAGCAAAAG CTTGAAAACCAGGCCAGTAAAAAAGACTACtgtaaaaatgatcaaaatgtgAATTGCGGCCACTTATTTCCCAGCAGTCATGCAGCTGATTTAAACACTGCCAAATCTACATTCACACTGACCAATGCTGTGCcacagaagatcagctttaatAGTGGCAGCTGGAGCCACATggagcaaaaaacaaaactgatgaTGGAGAGTCACTGCCTTGACCAAAACAATAAACTTGTGGCCTATGTGCTGGCAGGTGCTATACCTGGCAGAAATAAACTGAAAGACAGAGTGAACATTCCTTCACACATGTGGGCGGTATTTTGCTGCTACAGCGAAAAGGGCAAGTCCTGGGTCTTTTCAGCTCACTGGGCTGAAAATAAAGATGAAACAGATAACAGTAAAACTATCGATGACAAGACCCTGGAGCAATTAGAGGAATTCCTGAAACAAACTTGGCCGAAAGTGCAGCTGTTTAAGGAACGCTGTAATAATGGCAAGTTGGTGTCACAGTCTGGAAGTCAGTTTCAAGAATCTCAAGAAGAAGATGAATATTTTTCATGTGAAGAAGATGATGAATATTATTCAGCAAGTGAAGACATTTAA